A genomic stretch from Salarias fasciatus chromosome 10, fSalaFa1.1, whole genome shotgun sequence includes:
- the nccrp1 gene encoding F-box only protein 50, whose protein sequence is MSDWKKTCEAEWSLHGAPMPDSRDWRAVYEARPLGRNLLRNPAPYGLSKDVPPPEPDLPEEPVRGPPQTLPDGDFSGWTTSVEVLPYDTSGIPEGVMICALPQLSWFTMEQVVDLKAEGLWDELLDEYQPEIAVQDWYEESQLHQSIYQLHVKLLAADKSTVIAQHSATPTEELGQYSHTWKEVSHVFSGYGPGVRYVHFQHRLKNSFLNGFYLTRFTGSSVTVRAVRTGS, encoded by the exons ATGTCGGACTGGAAGAAGACCTGCGAGGCGGAGTGGAGCCTGCACGGAGCCCCGATGCCCGACAGCCGCGACTGGAGGGCCGTGTACGAGGCCCGGCCGCTGGGGAGGAACCTGCTGAGGAACCCGGCCCCGTATG GACTGAGTAAAGACGTCCCCCCGCCTGAACCGGACCTGCCTGAGGAACCGGTGAGAGGACCTCCACAGACTCTGCCGGACG GTGACTTCAGCGGCTGGACTACCAGCGTGGAGGTGCTGCCGTACGACACCAGCGGCATCCCGGAGGGGGTCATGATCTGCGCACTGCCTCAGTTAAG ctggttcACCATGGAGCAGGTGGTGGATCTGAAGGCGGAGGGCCTGTGGGACGAGCTGCTGGACGAGTACCAGCCTGAGATCGCTGTTCAAGACTG GTACGAGGAGTCTCAGCTGCATCAGTCCATCTACCAGCTGCATGTCAAGCTGCTGGCAGCAGACAAAAGCACGGTGATTGCCCAGCACTCCGCCACCCCCACCGAGGAGCTGGGCCAGTACTCACACACCTGGAAGGAG GTGTCCCACGTGTTCTCGGGGTACGGACCCGGGGTCCGGTACGTCCACTTCCAGCACCGGCTGAAGAACAGCTTCCTCAACGGCTTCTACCTCACGCGGTTCACCGGCTCCTCGGTGACTGTGAGGGCAGTGAGAACCGGCTCGTAG